From Streptomyces zhihengii, the proteins below share one genomic window:
- the ilvN gene encoding acetolactate synthase small subunit translates to MSKHTLSVLVENTPGILARIAALFSRRGFNIDSLAVGVTEHPDISRITIVVNVESLPLEQVTKQLNKLVNVLKIVELEPAAAIQRELVLVKVRADNETRSQIVEIVQLFRAKTVDVSPEAVTIEATGSSDKLEAMLKMLEQFGIKELVQSGTIAIGRGARSITDRSLRALDRSA, encoded by the coding sequence ATGTCCAAGCACACGCTCTCGGTCCTGGTCGAGAACACCCCCGGCATCCTCGCCCGGATCGCCGCGCTCTTCTCCCGCCGCGGCTTCAACATCGACTCGCTCGCGGTCGGCGTCACCGAGCACCCGGACATCTCCCGCATCACCATCGTGGTGAACGTCGAGAGCCTGCCCCTGGAGCAGGTGACCAAGCAGCTCAACAAGCTGGTCAACGTCCTGAAGATCGTCGAGCTGGAGCCGGCCGCCGCGATCCAGCGCGAGCTGGTCCTGGTGAAGGTCCGCGCCGACAACGAGACCCGCTCGCAGATCGTCGAGATCGTCCAGCTCTTCCGCGCCAAGACCGTGGACGTCTCGCCCGAGGCCGTCACCATCGAGGCCACCGGTTCGAGTGACAAGCTGGAGGCGATGCTCAAGATGCTGGAGCAGTTCGGCATCAAGGAGCTCGTCCAGTCCGGCACGATCGCCATAGGGCGCGGCGCCCGGTCCATCACCGACCGCTCGCTGCGCGCCCTGGACCGTTCCGCGTAA
- a CDS encoding acetolactate synthase large subunit codes for MPMTEQASGAHHPQPRARSGGQPAATVEHVTGAQSLIRSLEEVGAETVFGIPGGAILPAYDPMMDSSKVRHVLVRHEQGAGHAATGYAQATGKVGVCMATSGPGATNLVTPIADAHMDSVPLVAITGQVASKAIGTDAFQEADICGITMPITKHNFLVTKAEDIPRTIAEAFHIAATGRPGPVLVDIAKDALQAKTTFSWPPQTDLPGYRPVTKPHAKQIREAAKLITAARRPVLYVGGGVIKAGATAELKVLAELTGAPVTTTLMALGAFPDSHPLHVGMPGMHGAVTAVTALQKADLIVALGARFDDRVTGKLDSFAPYAKIVHADIDPAEIGKNRTADVPIVGDAREVIADLVQAVQAEHNDGHTGDYTAWWKDLNRWRETYPLGFEQPADGSLAPQQVIQRIGELAPEGTIFAAGVGQHQMWAAHFIDYEKPATWLNSGGAGTMGYAVPAAMGAKAGRPDRAVWAIDGDGCFQMTNQELVTCALNNIPIKVAIINNGALGMVRQWQTLFYNQRYSNTVLHSGPDADGKQPSKGTRVPDFVMLSEAMGCHAIRCESPEDLDKVIAEANAINDRPVVVDFIVHEDAMVWPMVAAGTSNDEVMAARGVRPDFGDNEDD; via the coding sequence ATGCCGATGACCGAGCAGGCCTCCGGGGCCCACCATCCTCAGCCGCGGGCCCGTAGCGGCGGACAGCCCGCCGCCACCGTGGAACACGTCACGGGCGCGCAGTCCCTCATTCGCTCTCTCGAGGAAGTGGGGGCCGAGACGGTCTTCGGCATTCCGGGCGGCGCCATCCTCCCGGCGTACGACCCGATGATGGACTCCTCGAAGGTCCGCCACGTGCTGGTGCGCCACGAGCAGGGCGCGGGCCACGCCGCCACCGGCTACGCGCAGGCCACCGGCAAGGTCGGCGTCTGCATGGCGACCTCCGGCCCCGGCGCCACCAACCTGGTCACCCCGATCGCCGACGCGCACATGGACTCCGTGCCGCTCGTCGCGATCACCGGCCAGGTCGCCTCCAAGGCCATCGGCACGGACGCCTTCCAGGAGGCGGACATCTGCGGCATCACCATGCCGATCACCAAGCACAACTTCCTGGTCACCAAGGCCGAGGACATCCCGCGCACCATCGCCGAGGCGTTCCACATCGCGGCCACCGGCCGCCCCGGGCCCGTCCTCGTCGACATCGCCAAGGACGCCCTCCAGGCGAAGACGACCTTCAGCTGGCCGCCGCAGACGGACCTGCCCGGCTACCGCCCGGTCACCAAGCCGCACGCCAAGCAGATCCGCGAGGCCGCCAAGCTGATCACCGCGGCCCGCCGCCCGGTCCTGTACGTCGGCGGCGGCGTCATCAAGGCCGGCGCCACGGCCGAGCTGAAGGTGCTCGCCGAGCTCACCGGAGCCCCCGTCACCACCACCCTGATGGCGCTGGGCGCGTTCCCCGACAGCCACCCGCTGCACGTGGGAATGCCGGGCATGCACGGTGCGGTCACCGCCGTCACCGCGCTGCAGAAGGCCGACCTGATCGTCGCCCTCGGAGCCCGTTTCGACGACCGCGTCACCGGCAAGCTGGACAGCTTCGCGCCGTACGCCAAGATCGTCCACGCCGACATCGACCCGGCGGAGATCGGCAAGAACCGCACCGCCGACGTGCCGATCGTGGGCGACGCCCGCGAGGTCATCGCCGACCTGGTGCAGGCGGTCCAGGCGGAGCACAACGACGGGCACACCGGCGACTACACCGCCTGGTGGAAGGACCTCAACCGCTGGCGCGAGACCTACCCGCTCGGCTTCGAGCAGCCCGCCGACGGCAGCCTCGCCCCCCAGCAGGTGATCCAGCGCATCGGCGAACTCGCCCCGGAGGGCACGATCTTCGCCGCGGGCGTCGGCCAGCACCAGATGTGGGCCGCCCACTTCATCGACTACGAGAAGCCCGCCACCTGGCTCAACTCGGGCGGCGCCGGGACGATGGGGTACGCGGTCCCGGCCGCCATGGGCGCCAAGGCCGGGCGCCCGGACCGCGCGGTCTGGGCGATCGACGGCGACGGCTGCTTCCAGATGACCAACCAGGAGCTGGTCACCTGCGCGCTGAACAACATCCCGATCAAGGTCGCGATCATCAACAACGGCGCCCTCGGGATGGTCCGCCAGTGGCAGACCCTCTTCTACAACCAGCGCTACTCCAACACCGTCCTGCACTCGGGCCCCGACGCGGACGGCAAGCAGCCCTCGAAGGGCACCCGCGTCCCGGACTTCGTGATGCTGTCCGAGGCGATGGGCTGCCACGCGATCCGCTGCGAGTCCCCCGAGGACCTGGACAAGGTCATCGCCGAGGCCAACGCGATCAACGACCGCCCGGTCGTCGTCGACTTCATCGTCCACGAGGACGCCATGGTGTGGCCGATGGTCGCCGCCGGCACCTCCAACGACGAGGTCATGGCCGCCCGCGGCGTCCGTCCCGACTTCGGCGACAACGAAGACGACTGA